The sequence below is a genomic window from Humulus lupulus chromosome 3, drHumLupu1.1, whole genome shotgun sequence.
GCCATATAGGGTTTTTATAATTGAACCTCGTTTAGTTTTCAAGACAACaataaaaggaaaaagaaaaagacttgCCAGCTTTATGTATCCTCATCTGCAAGCTCAAAATTAGTCATTGTGTTTTTCTTTGCTTCAGGCTTCAGCCACTCCTATCACTAGCACCAATTCGAAAGACCTTTCCCAGCAAAGAAGACTCTGAATATGAAAGAAGACCCATCCAATTCACATAATATAACACGAGGATGATAATAAAATCGCCAAATGGACCCGGTTGACCAATTATCACGACTCTTTTCTTTTTATCAATTATCACCATTCACCATAGCCGCCATAAAAGAGTTTTTGGAAGCATCATTGCCGCTTGAGTGACATCATCTTCAAATTTTTCAGCCACCAGAAGCAGACAAGGATTCATATGTTATAGACTGCTACCAACATTTTAATTACACAAGTAGAAGTCCATAAAGGCAGAAACTAATTATTATTAATCCTGATCACTCATGGAAAGATGTTTGGAGACATACCAAACTGGCATTGGTATGTGTAAGTAAGTAAGAAAAGAAAGAACTCACTTTATTGGATCTGGGAATGAAACTCAGATCTCATCCGAAAGATTACTAAAACCAACTAACACGACAATGAAGACTAAATCCCCCTAAACACGAAACACTAGTAGAACAAAGTACGGACTTGACACCAATTTCATAAGAGCCTAAAACCAAGTAGAAGTGAACTAAACAGAGCAATAATTCAAAAGTAGCAGAAGAACATTTACCCCCACTTTTCATTTCAATCATCCCCAGTTGGGAAAAGAGTAAGAACCTTCCTCCCTCCTGTTGCATTGGCTGACTCCAAGTCCTCTACATAACCCGGCACAGTGTTATGCACTGGCTGCCCCATCCTATGAACTGGCTGCTGGGACTGTCTAGCAAGGAAGGGATGCTCGAATTGCCCACCTCCATTCGTCGGTGGCGAGCCAAAATGCCCAACTTGGCGGTGATACTGCGTCTGCAGCTGCGGGTGGGCAGCGGCAGCAGCTGCAGCCACTGCCATCTGTTGCTGGTGATGAAGCACGGGTACGAATGGCAAGAAATGTTCCGAATTGGCTCGGCTCGGATGCAAGAAGTGCGCGGGAACAGGTGAGCTTGCGAATAGGTGGTCCGTGGCGGGATCAGCTGAGGCGGCCAATCCTCCACCGCCAGCTCCGCCTCCACCGCCGCTACCGCCGGATAAACCCTGCATGCGCTTGAGGTAGAGGCGGTACTTTTGCAAATGACTGGCGACGTTTTCTCGGGTCAGCCCATCAACGCTCATGAGCTGCATTATGGTCTTGGGAACGGCATTCTTGATCC
It includes:
- the LOC133823263 gene encoding transcription factor MYBC1, which gives rise to MREDDSNWFNRWAEELPSPEELMPLSQTLITPDLALAFDIRNPSSAAAVAAANNGGSPPRTQTHQAPPPPPSSNNQLQPPSSTQPNSSEFGDSADLGSGAAGEEPARTLKRPRLVWTPQLHKRFVDAVAHLGIKNAVPKTIMQLMSVDGLTRENVASHLQKYRLYLKRMQGLSGGSGGGGGAGGGGLAASADPATDHLFASSPVPAHFLHPSRANSEHFLPFVPVLHHQQQMAVAAAAAAAHPQLQTQYHRQVGHFGSPPTNGGGQFEHPFLARQSQQPVHRMGQPVHNTVPGYVEDLESANATGGRKVLTLFPTGDD